The genomic region GATGACATCACCGGATTTCACGCCCGCTTTGGCAGATCCGGAGTTAGGCATCACTTCGCTGACAAATGCGCCACGCTGAACATCAAGCTTGAACGCTTTGGCGATGTCAGCCGTCATTTCCGTGCCTTTAATACCTAACAGACCGCGTTTAATCTCGCCAAATTGAATCAACTGCTGCGCCAGAATCCGCGCCATATTGCTGGGAATCGCAAAACCAATCCCGATACTGCCGCCGCCTGGCGCAAGGATCGCGGTGTTAATACCGATCAGTTCCCCGTTCAGATTCAGCAGCGCGCCGCCGGAGTTACCTCGGTTTATTGAGGCGTCGGTCTGGATAAAGTTTTCCAGACCCTCGAGGTTCAGCCCGCTGCGTCCCAGCGCCGAGATAATCCCGGAGGTGGCGGTTTGCCCCAGACCAAACGGGTTACCTACCGCTACGGCAAAATCACCTACCCGCAGTTTATCTGAGTCGGCGATGGCGATTTGCGTCAGCTTGCTGGCATTTTGAATTTGTAACAGGGCGATATCGCTTTGATCGTCACTGCCAATCAGTTTGGCGTCAAATTCGCGTCCATCGTTCAGTTGCACACTGATCTTCTGCGCCTGACTGATTACATGATTATTGGTCAGGACATAGCCTTTAGTGGCATCAATAATGACGCCGGAACCGAGGCCTTCGAAAGGTTGCGTTGACTGATCCGGCAGTTCGTCGCCGAAGAACTTTTTAAACTCTTCCGGGACCTTCTGGCTCTGGGTCGCAGTACCTTCCACTTTCACGCTCACCACCGCCGGAAGAACTTTTTCAAGCATTGGGGCGAGGCTGGGAAGTGCCGGTTGGCCTGGAGCCTGGCCGGGGATCGACGCGGTAGCGGGAAACGGCGCCGAGAGAGTTAACCCGACACTTAACGCTAATGCACTCAACAGCTGGGTTTGTTTTTTCATGGATCCTGCTCTCGTACCTTGAGTGAAAGGAAAGACGATTCAAAACAGCTTGATGTTATTGAATTTTCAGTCTGCTAACAATGAGGATAATGATTAAATGATAGTCGGGACGAGAGAGAAGAGGTGGGCGCAATCGCTGCGCCCGATAAAAATCTTTACATTGTGCGATTAGTCGCGCTTTGCGCCACTACGCAGCAGGCCGGAAGCCCCTTCGGAATAGTCGCGCGGCATTTGTACCGGCGCCTGATCGTTGCTGGCTTCAGACTCCGCCAGACGGTTACGGAACGGGTTCGATTCTGCTGACAGTTCCGGCAGCAGACTGCTGGAGCTTTTTGCCATGTGCTGATACAGCTGGCGGTAATCATGCGCCATGGTATCCAGCAGCTCGGCGCTGCGGGCAAAGTGACTCACCAGCTCTTCACGGTACTCTTCCAGTTCCGCTTTATTCTTTTCCAGTTCGTACTGCAACGCCTGTTGCTGACGTAACTTGCGATTGCCAAAACGCATGGCTACGGCACCGATAATGATGCCAACAACTAAACCAATGAGCGCATATTCCCAGGTCATGAACATCTCCCGTTGTCTTGTATTTCCGTAGGGTATTGGCTTTAGGCTCCATGCCCGCGCCTGTTACTGCCACTATAACCGCTAATCCCACAGAAGTGGAATCCTGTATCTATATCGCGTAGTGTAGAACGGCCTTTTTTTCGTCAACCCTGCACGACGGCGCACCGAATATCAAGGAATTACAATAATATCATGCAAAGCATTTCCCCAACATCGCGTTACCGTAAAGCGCTAGAAGACGGTACTCATCAACCTGACAATGTCCAAAAAGAAGCGGTTGCCCGCCTGGAAGCGATTTACGCGGCATTGGCGGTGAAAAAAATGGCTGCGCCAGAGGCGAAAGGATTGCTGGCCCGCGTTGGCAAGCTACTGGGGAAAAAAGAAGAAACAGAAAATGCCCCGGTGCGCGGCCTATATATGTGGGGCGGCGTTGGACGTGGTAAAACCTGGCTGATGGATCTCTTCTACCATAGCCTTCCGGGGGAACGAAAACAGCGCCTCCACTTTCACCGTTTTATGTTGCGGGTCCACGAAGAGTTGACGGCGCTGCAAGGGCAGACCGATCCGCTGGAGACGCTGGCTGACCGGTTCAAGGCTGAAACCGATGTGCTGTGCTTTGATGAGTTTTTCGTGTCCGACATTACCGACGCGATGCTGCTCGGCGGTTTAATGAAGGCGCTGTTCGCGCGCGGAATTACATTGGTCGCCACGTCTAACATTCCCCCCGATGAGCTGTACCGCAACGGGCTACAACGGGCGCGTTTTCTTCCCGCCATCGATGCCATTAGACAGCATTGTGACATCATGAATGTGGATGCCGGCGTGGATTATCGTCTGCGTACCTTGACCCAGGCCCACCTGTGGCTTTCTCCGTTGAATGATGAGACGCAGCAGCAGATGGACGCACTCTGGCTGGCGTTGGCAGGCGTTACGCGCCAGCATGCGCCGGTGCTGGAGATCAATCACCGACCGTTGCCGACGCTGGGCGTTGAAAACCAGACGCTGGCCGTTTCGTTCACCACGCTCTGCGTCGACGCGCGTAGCCAGCACGACTATATTGCGCTGTCGCGTTTGTTTCACACCGTCATGTTGTTTGACGTGCCGGTGATGACCCCCCTTATGGAAAGTGAAGCGCGTCGTTTTATTGCGCTGGTGGATGAGTTCTACGAACGCCATGTCAAACTGGCGGTCAGCGCGGCGGTGCCTCTCTATGAGATTTACCAGGGGGAGCGTCTGAAGTTCGAGTTCCAGCGATGCCTGTCGCGTTTGCAGGAGATGCAGAGCG from Citrobacter sp. RHB25-C09 harbors:
- the degQ gene encoding serine endoprotease DegQ, translating into MKKQTQLLSALALSVGLTLSAPFPATASIPGQAPGQPALPSLAPMLEKVLPAVVSVKVEGTATQSQKVPEEFKKFFGDELPDQSTQPFEGLGSGVIIDATKGYVLTNNHVISQAQKISVQLNDGREFDAKLIGSDDQSDIALLQIQNASKLTQIAIADSDKLRVGDFAVAVGNPFGLGQTATSGIISALGRSGLNLEGLENFIQTDASINRGNSGGALLNLNGELIGINTAILAPGGGSIGIGFAIPSNMARILAQQLIQFGEIKRGLLGIKGTEMTADIAKAFKLDVQRGAFVSEVMPNSGSAKAGVKSGDVITSLNGKPLNSFAELRSRIATTEPGTKVKLGLLRNGQPLEVEVTLDTSTSSSASAEMIAPALQGATLSDSQLKDGSKGIKIDSVEKSSPAAQAGLQKDDVIIGVNRDRVNSIAEMRKVLEAKPSIIALQVVRGNERIYLLLR
- the zapG gene encoding Z-ring associated protein ZapG produces the protein MTWEYALIGLVVGIIIGAVAMRFGNRKLRQQQALQYELEKNKAELEEYREELVSHFARSAELLDTMAHDYRQLYQHMAKSSSSLLPELSAESNPFRNRLAESEASNDQAPVQMPRDYSEGASGLLRSGAKRD
- the zapE gene encoding cell division protein ZapE encodes the protein MQSISPTSRYRKALEDGTHQPDNVQKEAVARLEAIYAALAVKKMAAPEAKGLLARVGKLLGKKEETENAPVRGLYMWGGVGRGKTWLMDLFYHSLPGERKQRLHFHRFMLRVHEELTALQGQTDPLETLADRFKAETDVLCFDEFFVSDITDAMLLGGLMKALFARGITLVATSNIPPDELYRNGLQRARFLPAIDAIRQHCDIMNVDAGVDYRLRTLTQAHLWLSPLNDETQQQMDALWLALAGVTRQHAPVLEINHRPLPTLGVENQTLAVSFTTLCVDARSQHDYIALSRLFHTVMLFDVPVMTPLMESEARRFIALVDEFYERHVKLAVSAAVPLYEIYQGERLKFEFQRCLSRLQEMQSEEYLKREHMP